Proteins encoded together in one Peribacillus asahii window:
- a CDS encoding CtsR family transcriptional regulator: MRNISDIIEIYLKKILEMSQKDILEIKRSEIADKFQCVPSQINYVINTRFTIERGFLVESKRGGGGYIRIMKIKSQEHAHLIDQLISIIGSRVSQSTAEGIIDRLINEDIINHREAKIMMSVIDRSVIYIDLPDRDELRARILTAMLTTLKYK, encoded by the coding sequence GTGAGAAACATATCCGATATTATTGAAATTTATTTAAAGAAAATATTGGAAATGAGTCAAAAAGACATTTTAGAAATTAAAAGAAGTGAAATTGCAGATAAATTTCAATGTGTTCCTTCCCAAATTAATTATGTTATTAACACAAGATTTACAATTGAAAGAGGATTTCTGGTAGAAAGTAAACGTGGTGGCGGCGGTTATATTCGGATTATGAAAATCAAATCACAAGAGCACGCCCATCTTATTGATCAGTTAATCTCTATTATCGGCTCTAGAGTCTCACAATCAACTGCTGAAGGAATTATTGATCGGCTCATTAATGAAGACATTATCAATCATCGAGAAGCAAAGATTATGATGAGTGTTATTGATCGATCGGTTATTTATATCGATTTACCTGATCGAGATGAATTAAGGGCAAGAATTTTAACTGCGATGCTTACTACGTTAAAATATAAATGA
- a CDS encoding UvrB/UvrC motif-containing protein, which translates to MICQECNQRPAALHFTKIVNGETTEVHICEKCAQGKSDLFMENGGSGFSINNLLAGLLNIESNFQHPKANSFPKTEEVRCPHCQLSFREFVRIGKFGCATCCETFNKQLNPILKRVHSGNTAHIGKIPKRIGGALHLKKQLAEMKDTLKTYIDQEEFEKAAEVRDKIRALEKRVHAQGEGDES; encoded by the coding sequence ATGATATGCCAAGAATGTAATCAGAGGCCAGCTGCCCTTCATTTTACGAAAATTGTAAATGGTGAAACAACCGAGGTGCATATTTGCGAAAAATGTGCTCAGGGAAAAAGCGATCTGTTTATGGAAAATGGAGGATCTGGTTTTTCAATTAATAACTTATTAGCAGGGCTATTGAATATAGAGTCTAATTTTCAACACCCTAAGGCGAATTCTTTCCCAAAGACAGAGGAAGTACGTTGTCCGCACTGTCAGCTTTCTTTCAGGGAATTTGTTCGTATCGGTAAATTTGGATGTGCGACCTGCTGTGAAACTTTCAATAAACAGCTTAATCCTATTTTAAAGAGAGTGCATAGCGGTAATACTGCTCATATAGGTAAAATTCCTAAAAGAATTGGTGGTGCGCTTCATCTAAAAAAACAACTGGCCGAGATGAAAGATACGTTAAAAACTTATATCGACCAAGAAGAATTCGAAAAAGCTGCGGAGGTTCGAGATAAAATTAGGGCTTTGGAAAAACGGGTTCATGCACAGGGTGAGGGGGATGAGTCATGA
- a CDS encoding protein arginine kinase, with product MSLEKFLQNALSSWMNHEGPESDIVLSSRVRLARNFKEYTFPTLFSHEEAKSILELIKKRLESEVNSEIGQLEMIEMEQLQALEKRVLVEKHLISPKLVDESTHGACLLSDDEVISVMINEEDHVRIQCLMSGLQLTKALQLANILDDWLEEAIDYAYDEERGYLTSCPTNVGTGLRASVMMHLPGLVLTQQINKIIPAINQLGLVVRGMYGEGSQALGNIFQISNQITLGKSEKDIVEDLTSVVQQIIAQERAAREALVKTSNIQLEDRVFRSYGILSNARIIETKEASICISDVRLGIDLGYIQNISESILNELMILTQPGFLQKYAGGPLRPYERDMRRAALIRERLNLDTKEHS from the coding sequence ATGAGTTTAGAGAAATTTTTACAAAATGCCCTCAGTTCTTGGATGAATCATGAAGGACCTGAATCCGATATCGTCTTAAGTTCCCGCGTTCGACTTGCTAGAAATTTTAAAGAGTATACCTTTCCAACATTATTTTCACATGAAGAGGCAAAATCCATTCTTGAATTGATCAAAAAACGTTTGGAATCAGAAGTGAATTCAGAGATTGGTCAATTAGAGATGATAGAAATGGAGCAACTTCAGGCATTAGAAAAACGTGTGCTTGTTGAAAAACATTTAATCAGTCCTAAACTCGTTGATGAATCTACACACGGAGCTTGTTTATTATCAGACGACGAAGTCATTAGTGTGATGATTAATGAAGAAGACCATGTAAGAATCCAGTGTTTAATGTCAGGCTTGCAGCTAACAAAAGCCTTACAATTAGCAAATATATTAGATGATTGGTTAGAAGAAGCAATCGACTATGCATATGATGAAGAGAGAGGATACTTAACAAGCTGCCCGACGAATGTTGGCACAGGCTTACGCGCTTCAGTTATGATGCATTTACCAGGGTTAGTCTTAACTCAGCAAATTAATAAAATCATCCCAGCCATCAATCAGCTTGGTCTTGTTGTTCGCGGGATGTATGGTGAAGGCAGTCAAGCGTTAGGGAATATCTTTCAAATATCTAATCAAATTACGCTTGGTAAGTCTGAAAAAGACATCGTTGAGGATTTAACAAGTGTTGTTCAACAAATTATCGCCCAAGAAAGAGCAGCAAGAGAAGCATTAGTGAAAACCTCAAACATACAATTAGAAGATAGAGTTTTCCGTTCTTACGGAATTTTGTCAAACGCAAGGATTATCGAAACGAAGGAAGCGTCTATTTGCATTTCTGATGTGAGGTTAGGAATAGATCTAGGATACATTCAAAATATTTCAGAGAGCATCCTCAATGAATTAATGATTTTAACGCAACCAGGCTTTCTACAAAAATATGCCGGTGGACCATTAAGACCTTATGAAAGGGATATGCGTCGCGCGGCCCTCATCCGAGAGCGTTTAAACTTAGATACAAAAGAACATTCTTAA
- the clpC gene encoding ATP-dependent protease ATP-binding subunit ClpC, whose translation MMFGRFTERAQKVLALAQEEAIRLGHNNIGTEHILLGLVREGEGIAAKALYALGLGADKIQKEVENLIGRGQDTSQTIHYTPRAKKVIELSMDEARKLGHSYVGTEHVLLGLIREGEGVAARVLNNLGVSLNKARQQVLQLLGSNESGGHQGAAAANASTPTLDSLARDLTAIAREGSLDPVIGRSKEIQRVIEVLSRRTKNNPVLIGEPGVGKTAIAEGLAQQIINNEVPEILRDKRVMTLDMGTVVAGTKYRGEFEDRLKKVMDEIRQAGNIILFIDELHTLIGAGGAEGAIDASNILKPSLARGELQCIGATTLDEYRKYIEKDAALERRFQPIQVDEPTIEESIQILKGLRDRYEAHHRVSITDEAIDAAVKLSDRYISDRFLPDKAIDLIDEAGSKVRLRSYTTPPNLKELEVKLEEVRKEKDASVQSQEFEKAASLRDTEQRLREQLEETKKTWKEKQGQENSEVTVEDIAHVVSSWTGVPVTRLAQTESDKLLNMESILHDRVIGQEEAVIAVSKAVRRARAGLKDPKRPIGSFIFLGPTGVGKTELARALAESIFGDEDAMIRIDMSEYMEKHSTSRLVGSPPGYVGYEEGGQLTEKVRRKPYSVVLLDEIEKAHPDVFNILLQVLEDGRLTDSKGRTVDFRNTILILTSNVGAAALKTNKYVGFNIQDEGQDYKDMKGKVMEELKRAFRPEFLNRIDETIVFHSLEKKHLTEIVSLMADQLINRLKEQDIFLELTEAAKEKIAKEGFDPEYGARPIRRALQKHVEDFLSEELLKGNVQKGQKVVLDLVDGALTIKQPEAVPHE comes from the coding sequence ATGATGTTTGGTCGTTTTACTGAGAGAGCTCAAAAGGTATTAGCATTGGCTCAAGAAGAAGCAATTCGTTTAGGTCATAATAATATTGGTACAGAACATATCCTTCTAGGCTTAGTACGTGAAGGCGAAGGGATTGCAGCTAAAGCGTTATATGCCCTTGGCCTAGGTGCAGATAAAATTCAAAAAGAAGTGGAAAATCTGATTGGGCGTGGTCAGGATACGTCTCAAACGATTCACTATACACCAAGAGCTAAGAAAGTCATTGAACTTTCTATGGATGAAGCAAGAAAGCTAGGACACTCATATGTGGGTACGGAGCATGTCCTATTAGGGCTTATTCGTGAAGGTGAGGGAGTAGCGGCTCGTGTGTTAAACAATCTGGGTGTTAGCTTGAACAAGGCACGTCAGCAAGTTCTTCAGTTGCTAGGAAGTAATGAGTCTGGCGGGCATCAAGGCGCGGCAGCAGCGAATGCTAGCACACCAACATTAGACAGCTTAGCACGTGATTTAACTGCAATTGCTCGTGAAGGCAGTCTAGATCCTGTTATTGGGCGTAGTAAAGAAATTCAACGTGTCATTGAGGTGTTAAGTCGACGTACAAAAAACAATCCTGTTCTTATTGGAGAACCTGGTGTTGGTAAAACAGCGATTGCAGAAGGCTTAGCACAGCAAATTATTAACAATGAAGTCCCAGAAATTTTGCGAGATAAGCGAGTCATGACGCTTGATATGGGTACAGTCGTGGCTGGTACAAAATATCGTGGTGAATTTGAAGACCGCTTGAAGAAAGTCATGGATGAAATTCGCCAGGCTGGAAACATTATTCTATTTATCGATGAATTGCATACGTTAATCGGTGCAGGCGGCGCAGAAGGTGCTATTGATGCTTCTAATATTTTAAAACCTTCATTAGCACGTGGAGAGCTTCAATGCATCGGGGCAACGACGCTTGATGAGTATCGTAAATATATTGAAAAAGATGCAGCACTTGAGCGCCGTTTCCAACCAATTCAAGTAGATGAGCCAACGATTGAAGAGTCCATTCAAATTTTAAAAGGTTTACGCGACCGTTATGAAGCACATCACCGTGTATCAATTACAGATGAAGCAATTGATGCGGCGGTTAAATTATCGGATCGTTATATCTCTGACCGATTCTTACCAGATAAGGCGATTGACTTAATTGATGAAGCAGGTTCAAAAGTACGTTTACGTTCTTATACAACGCCACCAAACTTAAAAGAGTTGGAAGTGAAATTAGAAGAGGTGCGTAAAGAAAAGGATGCTTCTGTTCAAAGTCAAGAGTTTGAAAAAGCCGCTTCTCTTCGTGATACAGAACAACGTTTACGTGAACAACTGGAAGAAACAAAGAAAACGTGGAAAGAGAAACAAGGTCAAGAGAATAGTGAAGTAACCGTTGAAGATATTGCCCATGTTGTATCTAGCTGGACAGGTGTACCAGTAACAAGATTGGCTCAAACAGAATCTGATAAACTGCTAAATATGGAATCGATTCTTCATGATCGTGTAATTGGTCAAGAAGAAGCAGTCATCGCCGTTTCAAAAGCAGTTCGCCGTGCAAGAGCAGGATTAAAAGATCCGAAGCGTCCAATTGGTTCATTCATTTTCTTAGGTCCTACAGGGGTTGGGAAAACGGAACTTGCCCGTGCCCTAGCTGAATCAATCTTTGGTGATGAAGATGCCATGATTCGCATTGATATGTCAGAATACATGGAGAAGCATTCAACGTCTCGTCTAGTCGGTTCGCCTCCAGGTTATGTTGGATATGAAGAAGGCGGTCAATTAACAGAAAAGGTTCGCCGTAAACCATACTCTGTCGTGTTGCTAGATGAAATTGAAAAAGCGCATCCAGATGTGTTTAATATCTTACTCCAAGTATTGGAAGACGGAAGATTAACAGATTCAAAAGGTCGTACCGTTGATTTCCGTAACACGATTTTAATTTTGACATCGAATGTTGGTGCGGCAGCGTTAAAAACGAATAAATATGTCGGATTTAATATTCAAGATGAAGGCCAAGATTACAAAGATATGAAAGGAAAAGTGATGGAAGAATTAAAACGTGCTTTCCGTCCTGAATTCCTAAACCGTATCGATGAAACAATTGTGTTCCACTCATTAGAGAAAAAGCATTTAACAGAGATTGTTTCATTAATGGCTGATCAATTAATTAACCGTTTAAAAGAGCAAGATATTTTCCTAGAGCTAACAGAGGCAGCAAAGGAAAAAATCGCTAAGGAAGGATTCGATCCAGAATACGGTGCACGTCCAATCCGTCGAGCTTTACAAAAACATGTGGAAGACTTTCTTTCTGAAGAACTATTAAAAGGAAATGTTCAAAAAGGACAAAAGGTTGTACTAGATCTTGTAGATGGGGCATTAACCATTAAACAGCCTGAAGCTGTTCCGCATGAATAA
- the radA gene encoding DNA repair protein RadA: MAKKKTKFMCQSCGYESPKWMGKCPGCGEWNKMVEEVEIVKPGRRGAFAHSDTQIGTGERIKAAPITTIQTEQEPRIATDLAELNRALGGGIVQGSLVLIGGDPGIGKSTLLLQVSSQLARKGKKVLYISGEESVKQTKLRADRLGVASENLFVYSETDMDYIQHAISEVNPDLVIIDSIQTVYQSEVTSAPGSVSQVRECTATLMRIGKTKGIAIFIVGHVTKEGAIAGPRLLEHMVDTVLYFEGERHHTYRIIRAVKNRFGSTNEMGIFEMKEDGLEEVANPSEIFLEERSQGASGSTVVASMEGTRPVLVEIQALISPTSFGNPRRMATGLDHNRVSLLMAVLEKRVGLLLQNQDAYLKVAGGVKLDEPAIDLAVAISIASSFRDKPTRPTDCFIGEVGLTGEVRRVSRIEQRVQEAAKLGFERVLLPSNNMVGWTVPKEVEVIGVSSVAEALQYALGG; this comes from the coding sequence GTGGCTAAAAAGAAGACAAAATTTATGTGTCAGTCATGTGGATATGAATCACCGAAGTGGATGGGGAAATGTCCTGGGTGCGGCGAGTGGAACAAAATGGTGGAGGAAGTCGAAATTGTAAAGCCGGGGAGAAGGGGAGCGTTTGCTCACTCTGATACACAGATTGGGACAGGAGAAAGAATTAAAGCTGCTCCGATTACGACGATTCAAACCGAGCAAGAGCCGCGTATTGCAACAGATTTAGCAGAATTAAACCGTGCTCTTGGCGGCGGGATTGTGCAAGGTTCGCTTGTTTTAATTGGCGGTGATCCGGGAATTGGAAAATCAACTTTGCTTCTCCAAGTATCTTCGCAGCTTGCTCGTAAAGGAAAGAAAGTGCTCTACATTTCTGGAGAAGAATCGGTGAAGCAAACGAAGTTAAGAGCAGACCGCCTTGGTGTGGCATCTGAGAATCTATTTGTTTATTCTGAAACAGATATGGATTATATTCAACACGCTATTAGTGAAGTGAATCCTGATTTAGTAATCATCGATTCGATTCAAACGGTCTATCAATCCGAAGTTACATCTGCACCAGGAAGCGTCTCCCAGGTGCGTGAATGTACAGCTACATTAATGCGAATTGGAAAGACAAAGGGCATTGCCATTTTTATTGTCGGGCATGTTACGAAAGAAGGGGCGATTGCCGGTCCACGCTTGCTCGAACATATGGTCGATACGGTGTTATATTTTGAAGGAGAGCGACATCATACATATCGAATTATTCGAGCAGTGAAAAATCGTTTCGGTTCGACAAACGAGATGGGGATTTTTGAAATGAAAGAAGATGGCTTAGAAGAAGTAGCCAATCCATCTGAGATTTTTCTAGAGGAGCGGTCCCAGGGAGCCTCGGGTTCGACTGTTGTTGCCTCGATGGAAGGAACGAGACCAGTCCTCGTTGAAATTCAAGCTTTAATTTCACCAACAAGCTTTGGGAATCCGCGTCGTATGGCTACAGGCCTTGATCATAATCGAGTGTCATTGTTAATGGCAGTATTAGAGAAGCGTGTCGGTTTACTGCTGCAAAATCAAGATGCTTATTTGAAGGTAGCTGGCGGTGTGAAACTGGATGAGCCGGCAATTGATTTAGCGGTTGCGATTAGTATTGCTTCCAGCTTTCGAGATAAACCAACAAGACCAACAGATTGCTTTATCGGTGAAGTAGGCTTAACAGGCGAAGTTAGACGGGTATCTAGAATTGAGCAACGTGTTCAAGAAGCTGCAAAACTTGGATTTGAGCGGGTGCTTCTTCCGTCCAATAATATGGTTGGTTGGACGGTACCAAAAGAGGTTGAAGTTATAGGCGTTTCATCTGTGGCAGAAGCGCTTCAATACGCATTAGGGGGGTAA